ATTAAGAGCATCAAACGTTTTAAAGCCTGACGAGCCTGATCAGGTTGGAGCCAACCAAGGCCGTAATACATGCAAGTGGCATTCAACCAACCCTGGGCCTCTCCGCGCAACTTGATCTCAAGATCGCCAAGAGCAGGCACGGCGATGGATGGAGTGGCAGTCAGCAAACACGTAGCAGCAACAACGCTCAAAAGCTTGCGCAAAGTGAAGCCTCCCAATTCCTCAGTATGAACGCTGAAATTCACCACCCTGCCACTTTCGCTGCCAAGAACTGGTACTTGGGCGATGACCTAAAGCCTGTTCTTGCTCGCGTCGCTTCAAAATCAAAGCAGCCGTATCAGTGCCTGATGTATCTCGGTAGGGGACGCCAGCACGCGTCAGCAGGTGCTCTTCCTCCATCACGCTTAAACAACGCCAACCAGCTCCGATTTCAGGTAAATGCCGATCGTCATCGTTACTGGGTCGCAACGCCATGGTCCCAGAACTCCACCCTGCACCTTCTCCTGGCTTAGGAAGGAGCGAGCGCAACTCAAGACCGGCATCGCGCAAACTGCTTCGCACTGCTGCTGCTCTGCAATAGGTCAACAAACGTCCCCCCGGAGCAAGCAAATCTGCAAGGCTCTGTAGAAACTCCTCACTCCAGAGCTGGGGACATTTTCCAGGCGAAAAGGCATCCAGAAGAATCAAATCCAAACGCAAACCCGTTGGTAAGTGGCGGAGTTGTTGTCGTGCGTCACCCCAGAGCATCTGAACCGACTTCTGGCGAGAGGCATCCTGCCAACACCCCTGAGTAGAAACTGCTTCTAAACAAGCCACAACATGGTCAGGCCAAAGGGCTTTGAATCTCGGCTCAGCGAGGGCCAACTGCAAAGGCGATCGATCGAGTTCTAACCCCCAACATTCCAAAGCTGGACCACCCACCTTGGGGAGGGCCGCTAGCAATGCAGCCGTGTTGTAACCAAGCCCAAAACAAACATCTAAAACGCGTAAACAACTGTCGTTGGGAAAGCGATCGAGCTGAGCGGGCAGCACAAACTTGCTGTTGGCCTCCTCAAGGGCACCGCCGGAACTATGGAAGCTTTCGGCAAAGCTGTGGCTATGCAAACTGAAGCTGCCGTCTGCCGTGAAGCGCGCACTCAGCACAGAAAGATCAGCGACGCAATCTCTCAAGATCGTCCCAGAAGGTGGGATAACTCACAGCCGCTGCTTCACTGCGGGTAATTCTTGAATCACCCTCAGCCATTAAGCCAGCAACAGCGAGGCTCATAGCCACACGGTGGTCTGTCTCACTATCCAATTCAGCACCTTTCAGGGAGTGGCCACCTCGAATCGTGAGGCCATCGGGATGTTCATCAATATCGGCACCCATCGCTTTGAGTTGCCGAGCCATCACAGCCAGTCGATCCGTTTCTTTGACACGCAGCTCAGCTGCACCGCTGATTCGACTTTCTCCATCACAAAAACAGGCCGCCACACTCAGGATTGGGACTTCATCAACCAAGCGCGGCATGATTTCTTCTCCAAATTGAAAGGCCTTGAGAGGTCCATGACTCACCTGAAGATCGCCTACAGGTTCACCTGCAACATCGCGGCGATTCAACACTTCAATGGAAGCGCCCATCATCTCCAACACTTCGAGAATTCCAGTACGGGTTGGATTTAAGCCCACATTTTCCACCGTGATCGTTGCCCCAGGAACGAGGGCACCAGCCACAAGCCAGAAGGCAGCAGAACTGATATCTCCTGGCACCACAACATGCTGTCCCTTCAACGTGGCGCCTGGACGCACCAAAATATGCCTGCCCATCTCACCACCAACTTCAAGGTCAGCACCAAAGGCTCTAAGCATGCGCTCACTGTGATCACGGGAATGAGCTGGTTCGATCACACTCGTTGACCCTTCTGCCGTGAGAGCCGCCAGCAAAATGGCAGATTTCACTTGGGCGCTGGCAACAGGTGTCCCCACCACAGCACCCCTCAACCTTTGGCCTTGAACAGCAAGCGGAGCCAAATTTCCGTGATCGCGACCACGCACATTTGCCCCTAATAAGGAAAGCGGTTGTCCAACCCTGTTCATCGGCCGGCGACGGAGAGAAGAATCACCGGTCAAAACAAAATGACGACCCTCTCGGCCAGCGAGGAGACCCAGCATCAGTCTCATTGTGGTTCCGGAGTTCCCGCAATCAAGAATTTCCGAAGGTTCTTCCAAACCATCAAGACCAACGCCCTCAATGGTGACAATTTCGCCACTCTGAATAGGCGAAATCGTTGTCCCCATCGATCGCAGACAGGCAGCCGTACTAATCGGATCCTCTGCTGGCAAGAGGCCCTCAATGGTGGTTGTGCCCTCTGCAATGGCACCGAAAAGCAAAGCTCTGTGGGAAATAGATTTATCGCCTGGAACGCGGACACGGCCTCTTAGGCTGCCACCTGCCTTCAGATCCCTTGGGGAGCCATTTGAACCCGACACCGTTGAACAGCCTGTGGTTGATTCAAACAATCCTATTAGCTCGATCTTCAAACGCCTGGCTTGAAGTTGAAGTTGTCACCAACTCTCGGGACTAACCAAAAAAAATCAAGCGGGATAACCGACAGCAGGTGGCAGTAACGACTCAAACAACTACAGAATAAACCAGTCAATTCTCGCAAAACTACTCAAAAAGGATAAATGAATAAGTTCACGCATAAGTGAATCATTCATTCATTCGAAGCAAATGAATAGTGACACGATTACCACAACTGGACCCACGAAAGCCTCCCTCAAACTTTCAATCATTTGATACAAACCCGTGATTCATATGATGACCTTCACCTCGCAAGACTTAGATATGGTACTTCGACAAGCTTGAAAGAAATTAATTGCATTGCCTCAAAAGGGGTCAGAGCTTAGATATCACATTCATGGATCTTGATGAGTCCAAAACCTCAAAATTCATCAACATAGAAGAAGGGGTTGTTCGGATCAGCCTCATTTCAACAATCAATTCCGAGTTGTTTCCAATCGGGTTTTTTGCATCAGAATGGTTACAACTTGAAAAGGAGAGGCTTAGAGATTTTTCATTGCGACTGGAAGCTTTGAACGAAGTCAAATTTAAAATCTCATCCAGCCATGATCCCACAAAAAAGATAGAATCCGTATTTCATTCTCACTGGTTACTAATATTATGCATGATTAAATCATCAAATCAAGTTGAAATTCGCATTTGCCGATTAATCGCTATTTTAGTATTTTCTTTTGGAAGAAGAAATAAAGAGAGCTATACGCTTCCATTTGAGTTAAGCCACTCACAAATTGCTCTACTAGTAGGCTGCACACGCTCAACCGTCACACGTCAACTTGGGCTGTTGAAAGAGAAAAAATTAATCAGCTCCGACAAAAACAATAACAGGATTCTTGTTAGCGAAAAATTAATTATACAGGAATCAATATTTGTGGATCAACTACAATTTACCTGATCATCCCCTACCACATTTACAATGCCCACCTTTCCACTTTGAACATTTTGATTTCTTGCAACCTTTTTTCTTACTAAACAAAATCGGAATTGAAAGTTTTTTTGAAAGTTTTTCGATCCCAAGGCTTTCTTGTGAACCCTGAAGTCGCGACATCCGAACTATCTTGAGACTGACTCTCATTATACATGGTCGAAAGCGCACAAAATAAACAGTGTTGCTTGACGACACAGTCAATAAAGTGAATAATCGAAGTGTGCTTTTTGATTCAAAGGGGTGTTCAATATGACGTCTTCAAATTCGTCAACCCAAATGGCTACCGACGTTGCTCAGGGGCCTAACGGGCGTGCACTCGCCGAGTCCATGAATCCTGATTTACTCAGCGCAATCCAACAACACATTTCGATCGAGAGATATGCCTCGGTCACCTATTTGGCCATGTCCATTTGGTGTGCGGAGCGTGAGCTTGCTGGTTTCTATCAATTTTTCGACGGCGAAGCCAAAGACGAACAGTCCCATGCAGTGCATTTCACCCAATATTTGATAGCGCGAAGTCAGTCCAACGACCTGCAAACCTTGGACGCACCACGCCAAAACTGGGACAGCCTAGCTTCCTTGATGGCAACAGCGTTTCAAATGGAAGCAGATACGACATCGTCGATTCAAAGTGTGTATGCCCTAGCTGAAAGAAACAGCGATACCAGAACAACCGTATTTCTAGACCCATTGATCGAAGCCCAAATTCAATCAGAAGATCAATTCGCTTACTTACTCGGACGAGTGAAATTCGCGAATGGTGACCCAACAGCACTGCTTGTCATTGATAACGAACTAAGAGCAGGTCAAACGCAGCGAGGTTGACCTAAGCGTTGCTCGTTTGCTTTGTTCATAGAGCAAACGAGTACTGATTGTTAGCTGCTCAATATTCAGGACATCAAAAGTCTCATAAATTTCAACGAGTCTTCTATGAATTGATTCCAAATCATCTCTCAAACGCTGTTTGAGAGATGGAGTTATTGATTTAATTGTTCTTTCGATCGCGATGCGTTGATAGCTAGATAAATGTTCTATTTCTTTGCTCAAGGCAAGAACTAAGCAATCACTTGAGATTCTTTCCATACCATTACCTAAAAACCTAGTGGACTTGATTCAATCAACCTGGGAGAGAGTTTCATTGTGGCCTCGCCAGAGTTTGTGACCAACATCTCCCCGTTACGAAGCTTGGAAATCAAACGAGTTGATGTCACTCGTGTGGAACCAATCAATTCACCAATTCGGTCGTGCGTGAGGCGAAAAGGAAGGTTGCACCATTCTCCATAACGTTTACCCAATCGATTCACGAGAAGGCTCAACAATGCGTGAAGTCGCTGTTCTGCTTGTCCTAAGTGGCGAATTCGCAGCAGTTGCAAAGTCCACTCATTCACAGAGTCATAACCGTTCGGTGATGGCTCCAACGATTTGGTTTCGATTCTCAAAGGAGTCATGGCTTCGACGCAAATGCCATCACTGCACAAACAATCGGTGCGGAGCTGATCGCCCGTCTGCAAGAAAGCAAGTGTCATGCCTTCTGTTTCCTCGCAAGGGCAATACACCCTGGCAATTCCCTCAAGCACATTTAATTTCATGCACTCACTGCGGCCGTGAGTGTCAACAAGAACGGTTTGCCCAGTTGGGATTTGGATTGAAGACGTGGGATCGTCAGGCAGAAAGCGGAAGCTCACGGAGTGGTTTAACGCTAATGAGAATTGATAGCAACATAAACGAATCAGAGGCTTTCTGCAATCGATTCTCAATAGCTGTTGCTTGTTGATGGAGATTGTGTGCGATCTCGACCGTTCCTGACCAAAAACCGCTGACTTTTCGTCTGATCGCCGACAAATGAATCCCCGCCAACAATCGAATCGCGTCTTACCAGAACAAACGCAACCGCAACAAGCACTGCAAGAACAAGCAAAGATGCTCTAAGAATGAATTTGGTGAGGTTCAATTCTCTAGAAAAATCCAGCGTTATTATCCAACGGACCAGACGGGCTCGAGCTGCTACGTATCAAATGACACGAGCACTTGTGCTTTATGCAAAAAGAGTATGTGACGTACAAGCGGGTGTAAGTGTCTTTTTTAAATTGCATTTTCCACAAAGAACAATTAAGTTTCCGTCGACGCATTTTGCGTCATCTTGTGTGAGGATCATTTTGAAACTTTTCCAACAACTGTTGGTGGCTCCAGCTGCATTGGGCCTTTTGGCACCTTTGGCTGCAAACGCCACTGAGCTCAATATCAATGGTGTGTCTGACTACGCCGCTTCTGGCGAGCAAGTCACCAGCATCACTCAGTTTTCTGACGTTTACCCAACCGACTGGGCTTATCAGGCTCTTAGCAACCTGATCGAGCGCTACGGCTGTGTTGCCGGTTACCCCAACGGCACCTACCGCGGTAACAGGGCCATGACCCGCTTTGAAGCGGCTGCTCTGTTGAACGCCTGTCTCGACCGCGTCACCGAAGTGACCGACGAGCTGAAGCGCCTGATGAAAGAGTTCGAAAAGGAACTCGCCATCCTCAAGGGCCGTGTTGACGGACTTGAAGCTCGCGTTGGCGAACTGGAAGCAACTCAGTTCTCCACCACTACTAAGTTGACCGGTAAAGCCGAGTTCACCATTGGTGCTCAAAGCTATGGCGGAGATGAAACCAACAATCTGCAGGATCCAGCAACTGGTGAATACCTAGGTGATACAGGTACGGTCTTCTCTTACCGCACCACTCTCAACCTCAACACCAGCTTCACGGGCAAGGATTTGCTCTATACCCGTTTAAGAACGGGTAATTTTGGTGATAACGGTTTCTCCGGTAAGAGTGATAGCTACACCGGAAGCCAAACTCAAATCGAGGCTTCCAAATCCAGCGCAAACAGCCTGAAGGTTGACAAG
The Synechococcus sp. CC9311 DNA segment above includes these coding regions:
- a CDS encoding tRNA (5-methylaminomethyl-2-thiouridine)(34)-methyltransferase MnmD; its protein translation is MRDCVADLSVLSARFTADGSFSLHSHSFAESFHSSGGALEEANSKFVLPAQLDRFPNDSCLRVLDVCFGLGYNTAALLAALPKVGGPALECWGLELDRSPLQLALAEPRFKALWPDHVVACLEAVSTQGCWQDASRQKSVQMLWGDARQQLRHLPTGLRLDLILLDAFSPGKCPQLWSEEFLQSLADLLAPGGRLLTYCRAAAVRSSLRDAGLELRSLLPKPGEGAGWSSGTMALRPSNDDDRHLPEIGAGWRCLSVMEEEHLLTRAGVPYRDTSGTDTAALILKRREQEQALGHRPSTSSWQRKWQGGEFQRSY
- the aroA gene encoding 3-phosphoshikimate 1-carboxyvinyltransferase, with translation MSGSNGSPRDLKAGGSLRGRVRVPGDKSISHRALLFGAIAEGTTTIEGLLPAEDPISTAACLRSMGTTISPIQSGEIVTIEGVGLDGLEEPSEILDCGNSGTTMRLMLGLLAGREGRHFVLTGDSSLRRRPMNRVGQPLSLLGANVRGRDHGNLAPLAVQGQRLRGAVVGTPVASAQVKSAILLAALTAEGSTSVIEPAHSRDHSERMLRAFGADLEVGGEMGRHILVRPGATLKGQHVVVPGDISSAAFWLVAGALVPGATITVENVGLNPTRTGILEVLEMMGASIEVLNRRDVAGEPVGDLQVSHGPLKAFQFGEEIMPRLVDEVPILSVAACFCDGESRISGAAELRVKETDRLAVMARQLKAMGADIDEHPDGLTIRGGHSLKGAELDSETDHRVAMSLAVAGLMAEGDSRITRSEAAAVSYPTFWDDLERLRR
- a CDS encoding helix-turn-helix domain-containing protein, with the translated sequence MDLDESKTSKFINIEEGVVRISLISTINSELFPIGFFASEWLQLEKERLRDFSLRLEALNEVKFKISSSHDPTKKIESVFHSHWLLILCMIKSSNQVEIRICRLIAILVFSFGRRNKESYTLPFELSHSQIALLVGCTRSTVTRQLGLLKEKKLISSDKNNNRILVSEKLIIQESIFVDQLQFT
- a CDS encoding ferritin, whose protein sequence is MATDVAQGPNGRALAESMNPDLLSAIQQHISIERYASVTYLAMSIWCAERELAGFYQFFDGEAKDEQSHAVHFTQYLIARSQSNDLQTLDAPRQNWDSLASLMATAFQMEADTTSSIQSVYALAERNSDTRTTVFLDPLIEAQIQSEDQFAYLLGRVKFANGDPTALLVIDNELRAGQTQRG
- a CDS encoding Crp/Fnr family transcriptional regulator translates to MSFRFLPDDPTSSIQIPTGQTVLVDTHGRSECMKLNVLEGIARVYCPCEETEGMTLAFLQTGDQLRTDCLCSDGICVEAMTPLRIETKSLEPSPNGYDSVNEWTLQLLRIRHLGQAEQRLHALLSLLVNRLGKRYGEWCNLPFRLTHDRIGELIGSTRVTSTRLISKLRNGEMLVTNSGEATMKLSPRLIESSPLGF